A region from the Canis lupus dingo isolate Sandy chromosome X, ASM325472v2, whole genome shotgun sequence genome encodes:
- the TEX13B gene encoding testis-expressed protein 13B isoform X1: MALKSDDPTGGFQHDNVVAFINEKMAGHIKGPEFYIENLSLSWKEVENKLRTILEDTTVSSEAKEACAWSSLALGVRFARRQGQLHKHRVHWLHDFAKLHKSAAHALASDLKEFTEQQEMERKEAAFRLQLAQSNLAEMQKERDLLRWKLFQLGSTQERGGVSEEPGLATACETGTEGASEEEDEAGAAATSTTAAGATGRGRRRQKDAEGAETAKAMSRGLMQLLGAVERKNYTTGGQREGDLRSVETAMFYFSGTLKPGSRVAPSPLPVQLPASFTYSYSCPSSPFPPAPTPSPPAATFTAGAPFPTSPHMWSDAGSQGTGTQESQRDRRDLEPYQQRRPPIFRRPGDWDCPWCKAVNFSRREICFRCGRGIWLQSPQ, encoded by the exons ATGGCCTTGAAATCTGACGACCCCACTGGTGGGTTCCAGCATGACAATGTGGTAGCTTTCATCAATGAGAAAATGGCTGGGCACATAAAAGGCCCTGAGTTCTACATCGAGAATCTATCCCTGTCCTGGAAGGAGGTGGAGAACAAGCTCAGGACCATCCTGGAGGACACCACAGTGTCCAGCGAGGCCAAAGAGGCCTGTGCCTGGAGCAGCCTGGCCCTGGGCGTGCGTTTCGCCCGTAGGCAGGGCCAGTTACACAAGCATAGGGTACACTGGCTGCACGATTTTGCCAAACTACATAAGTCAGCAGCACATGCCTTGGCCTCAGACCTAAAGGAATTCACAGAGCAGCAGGAGATGGAGCGCAAGGAGGCAGCCTTTCGGCTGCAGCTGGCCCAGTCCAACCTGGCAGAGATGCAGAAGGAACGGGATCTACTAAGGTGGAAGCTCTTCCAG CTGGGTTCTACCCAGGAGCGGGGCGGGGTCTCAGAGGAGCCAGGCCTGGCCACTGCCTGTGAGACTGGGACAGAGGGAGCAAGTGAGGAGGAAGATGAGGCCGGAGCTGCTGCTACTTCTACTACCGCTGCTGGTgccacaggaagaggaagaagaagacagaAGGATGCAGAGGGGGCAGAAACTGCAAAGGCGATGAGTAGAGGCCTCATGCAGCTGCTGGGAGCTGTGGAGCGGAAAAATTACACCactggtgggcagagggagggagatctCAGGTCAGTGGAAACagccatgttttatttctctgggacCCTCAAGCCTGGGTCCAGAGTCGCACCATCGCCCCTTCCTGTCCAGCTCCCTGCCTCATTCACATACTCCTACTCTTGCCCCTCATCCCCCTTCCCGCCTGCACCCACACCATCCCCACCAGCAGCAACATTCACTGCAGGAGCTCCATTTCCAACATCTCCACACATGTGGTCTGATGCGGGGTCCCAGGGAACAGGAACTCAAGAATCCCAAAGAGACAGGAGAGACCTTGAACCCTATCAGCAGAGAAGACCTCCCATATTTCGCAGGCCTGGGGATTGGGACTGCCCTTGGTGTAAAGCTGTGAATTTTTCACGGAGGGAAATCTGCTTCCGATGTGGGAGGGGAATTTGGCTGCAAAGCCCTCAGTAA
- the TEX13B gene encoding testis-expressed protein 13B isoform X2, which yields MALKSDDPTGGFQHDNVVAFINEKMAGHIKGPEFYIENLSLSWKEVENKLRTILEDTTVSSEAKEACAWSSLALGVRFARRQGQLHKHRVHWLHDFAKLHKSAAHALASDLKEFTEQQEMERKEAAFRLQLAQSNLAEMQKERDLLRWKLFQLGSTQERGGVSEEPGLATACETGTEGASEEEDEAGAAATSTTAAGATGRGRRRQKDAEGAETAKAMSRGLMQLLGAVERKNYTTGGQREGDLRSSISNISTHVV from the exons ATGGCCTTGAAATCTGACGACCCCACTGGTGGGTTCCAGCATGACAATGTGGTAGCTTTCATCAATGAGAAAATGGCTGGGCACATAAAAGGCCCTGAGTTCTACATCGAGAATCTATCCCTGTCCTGGAAGGAGGTGGAGAACAAGCTCAGGACCATCCTGGAGGACACCACAGTGTCCAGCGAGGCCAAAGAGGCCTGTGCCTGGAGCAGCCTGGCCCTGGGCGTGCGTTTCGCCCGTAGGCAGGGCCAGTTACACAAGCATAGGGTACACTGGCTGCACGATTTTGCCAAACTACATAAGTCAGCAGCACATGCCTTGGCCTCAGACCTAAAGGAATTCACAGAGCAGCAGGAGATGGAGCGCAAGGAGGCAGCCTTTCGGCTGCAGCTGGCCCAGTCCAACCTGGCAGAGATGCAGAAGGAACGGGATCTACTAAGGTGGAAGCTCTTCCAG CTGGGTTCTACCCAGGAGCGGGGCGGGGTCTCAGAGGAGCCAGGCCTGGCCACTGCCTGTGAGACTGGGACAGAGGGAGCAAGTGAGGAGGAAGATGAGGCCGGAGCTGCTGCTACTTCTACTACCGCTGCTGGTgccacaggaagaggaagaagaagacagaAGGATGCAGAGGGGGCAGAAACTGCAAAGGCGATGAGTAGAGGCCTCATGCAGCTGCTGGGAGCTGTGGAGCGGAAAAATTACACCactggtgggcagagggagggagatctCAG GAGCTCCATTTCCAACATCTCCACACATGTGGTCTGA